The proteins below are encoded in one region of Neodiprion virginianus isolate iyNeoVirg1 chromosome 7, iyNeoVirg1.1, whole genome shotgun sequence:
- the LOC124309466 gene encoding uncharacterized protein LOC124309466: MFFSAPKSLCEAFKPLFYINWFMGLGIFLHPEKTVIPYFYILLQTVMINLTNWITIYVGLDELLQDTTDFNNDGQSMNRRNTYRVFHCINAGIVTIAPFLVWHRSKKAKESLRQMMILDDIFKYKLGLKHDYRKIHVYVNSRLIIVVLAMFTMAIYDLSWSLADHRSLFRNYCVSAAVHQPILVMFLLDLNFCTCVTYV; this comes from the exons atgtttttctCAGCACCGAAAAGCTTGTGCGAGGCTTTCAAACCGCTCTTTTACATCAACTGGTTTATGGGTTTGGGCATCTTTCTACATCCAGAGAAAACAGTTATACCATACTTCTATATTCTATTACAAACAGTGATGATTAATCTTACAAACTGGATTACGATTTATGTGGGTTTGGATGAATTGCTACAAGATACTACAGATTTCAACAATGATGGCCAGTCAATGAATCGTAGGAATACTTATCGAGTATTTCACTGCATAAATGCTGGCATTGTCACCATCGCTCCTTTCCTCGTGTGGCACAGAAGCAAG AAGGCGAAGGAGTCTTTACGTCAGATGATGATTTTGGACGATATCTTCAAATACAAACTTGGGCTTAAGCACGATTACAGAAAAATTCACGTTTATGTAAATAGCCGATTGATCATAGTGGTTTTAGCCATGTTTACCATGGCTATTTACGATCTCAGTTGGAGCTTGGCGGACCATCGTTCACTATTCAGGAATTACTGTGTGTCAGCAGCTGTGCATCAACCAATCCTCGTCATGTTTTTACTCGACTTGAACTTCTGTACCTGCGTAACGTATGTCTAG
- the LOC124308488 gene encoding putative gustatory receptor 28b, with translation MLKEIGKAHWELCKLANNINVVFGVQNLLFMVISVIVTTGLLYTIYVAYMLEDEMFNNLTAIIQPLAWTTIYIYKIWVINHSCGRASNEAQRTGEVIYGLMKPCAQDQELQTKIQEFSVQILQNPVQFDVCGFFIMNYTFIQAVIGYITTYLIILIQMTEAPKIQASNHSAMTPEVEQKNKVQ, from the exons ATGCTAAAAGAAATCGG aaaaGCTCACTGGGAACTCTGTAAGCTGGCTAATAACATAAACGTCGTATTCGGAGTACAAAACCTGCTGTTTATGGTAATATCGGTTATTGTGACAACGGGATTGCTGTATACCATTTACGTCGCATACATGCTGGAAGATGAGATGTTTAACAATCTTACAGCAATAATCCAGCCGCTTGCATGGACGACCATTTACATTTACAAAATTTGGGTGATTAACCACTCGTGCGGGCGCGCCAGCAACGAG GCTCAAAGAACTGGAGAAGTTATTTATGGTCTCATGAAACCATGTGCACAAGATCAGGAACTTCAAACGAAG ATTCAAGAGTTTTCAGTGCAGATACTTCAGAATCCCGTACAGTTTGATGTCTGCGGATTCTTCATTAtgaattatacatttattcaaGCT GTGATCGGATATATAACAACCTATCTGATAATCCTCATTCAGATGACGGAGGCACCAAAGATCCAGGCCTCGAATCATTCTGCTATGACACCGGAAGTTGAGCAGAAGAATAAAGTACAATGA